Below is a window of Pochonia chlamydosporia 170 chromosome 7, whole genome shotgun sequence DNA.
tgtcaatggcaatgcgGGCCATGATGGTAATGACGTTTTGTATATTGCTTTCCCGGGTAGGGATGCTGTTCCTGGAGCGCGTGGTGCGAAGTGGAATGCCCAAAATTGCAATGATTTTGAGAATAGCATCACCGCTTTGGGTGATCGGTTGATTCAGAggattggtggtggtggtggtactcctcctccttctggGAACTGTTCTTGGAAGGGGCATTGCGAAGGTGAGTCCTTGAGTTTGCTCTGAGATTACAATCTCAATATCATCTGGTATTTGGTGTACAGAATGCTGATCTTGTAGGCGCCCCCTGTGGCTCTGATAACGATTGTTCCGACGACTTGACCTGCCAGTCTGGAAAATGCGGCAACGGAGGTGGCTcgactcctcctcctcctccttgcAGCTGGGAGGGCCATTGCCAGGGTAAGTAACATGTCTTACCAAACCATTGTAGGACCATGACTAACGACTGTGTAGGCGCATCTTGTCGTGATGAGAACGACTGCGCCGATTCTCTGGTCTGCCGAAGTGGTCGATGTGCGCAGTAAGTGGCTATCGAGCATATCCCTCTGCCCTCGGAATAGACCATGTCGCTACTGGACGCGATATAATCAGTTACAAGACGGTACATACAAGTGAAGATAAAAGATGCGCTTCCAATTTAGACCTACTATTTAAATGCTCATCCAATCGTCATATAACATGCTATGAATCCCCTCCCACCATTCTAATCCGTCCCTCCAACACAGGCGCAATAACCCTCGTCCAATCCACCGCACAATCCCCATCCTTCAACGGCTCACAAACCGTCGACTTGACACCCGCCTTCCGCGCCCACCTCGACCAAAACTTTCTCAGCAGCAAGACttccaagtccatgtccatgtcctcgtctCCATCATCACTGCTATCCTTGTTTGCTGACGGACAAAAAtggtcgtcgtcgtcatcgttTAATGGCTCTTTATGCAGGCCAACTCTTCGTCGTAGGAAGCCTTTCCACGTAGCACCTGCTGCTTCGTCATCCGTCTTGGGTGGTCTGTGAAGTCCCAGCATCTTTTCGGAGTCGCGAGTATGGGAGGGAGATATAGGAACGTTGGCCTGTTCCGCTACGCCTACCCAGTGGTCTGAAATGCGCTTCCACTGTCCGATAGTGCGTAGGGCCATGAAATATTGACGGAGTATGGCAGAGATGAGAATGCCGTTTTCTTCGTCAATGATTTCGAGGGCATTACCTCCCTCAGAGGTGACAAGGAGGCTAGTGTAGCCATCTACTTCAGTTAGTATACGTGAACAGCGAGGTTCTATCTGTGGATAGTACTCGCCCTTTCCCCTGCCCATGTAGCCTCTTGTGACTAGAACGTATTCTGCCTCTGGGTCGTACGGCCTACCACCAATTTGCAGAAAGTTCAGCCTCTTCCCAGGCTCCCTGCTAGGATCGAACTCAAATACAATATTTGATACTTGAGGAAACCGGCCCTCCAGCGCTGGATACGTCGATACGCCGTTCTCCAATGCATCCCATATCGCCTGGCCCTTGACCTTGAGGCACACAACTGGATCTTCAAACGGGAAGCAGGTAGTAATATCTTTGATTCGCACGACACCCGGAGGATACACCTGATCTCCGCGAATCGTACCGGATGCCATGATTGTGCAATCTGCATTGTGGTATCGGCGCATGACGTCGCATACAAAGTTGCCAAGGTTGGATTCCTTGACTCGAACGGTGCTAAACCGAGCGTCCAAAGGCATAGCCGTCCAACCAATCGGTCTTGAGAGCGACTTTTGCAGCTTTGACGTCAACTCATTCACCAGTTTGGCCGTCTTTTCATCCTCAGGAACCGTAGAAGTGATATCTCGTCGCCAAATATCAAAATCCCATCGCTTCGAGCCGTCCTTTTTCCTCCGGACTTCGATATAGCTCAATTGCTTGAAATCTGTACCCGAACGCAGGACATGCGTGCctttgatgaagctgtggTTGTAGTAGTGATCGTGTCCGCCAAGAATAATATCAAAAAGACCGTCTGTTTGTTCAGCGAGCTTATTGTCGTTTGGCTCTCGCATATGGCTCAGGCAGATGACGATTTCGGCACCCTGTTCTCGCAATTTGGGGACGAGTTCCTTTGCTGTCGCAGTGGCAGACTTGTAAATGATATTGGGTGGCAGACTATTGATCGTTGCCAGCCATTCTCGTTCACCTAGACCGATGAGTCCGACTTTTATGCCATTGGACGTAGTGAGCATGTGAGTTCGTTTGGCGTTGCCAATGGGTACATCCTCGCCGAGGGCTGGGTCCAGTACATTGGCAATGAGCCAGGGAAACGTGCATTTGGTCGCGAGATACTCAAATTGCTTGacgccaaagtcaaagtcgTGATTCTAGTGCCAAAACTCGATTAGTTTCCCTGCTTCACGGCAAGCCTTGCTCGAATCAACTCACCCCAACACAGGCACAGTCGGTTCCAATTGCATTCAAAACAGGAACCATGTGTCGTCCTTAAGAGGGAAAAAATAGAGAATTAGCTTCTACAATGTGTTTGTCTCCGGCCATGTGGACTGTAAACTTACCCTTCGTCACACTACTCTCTAAGCTAGGATTGAAGGCATCCCCAGAGAAAAGCGTCAAGATCTTAGACTGACCCTCGTATTGTTTACCCTCTTGGTATTCCTTGCATAGTGTTGTAAACCGTGCAAGACCTCCAATTGGCTCCGCACTCGCTGCATCGACATGATAGACATCGTTGTAGTGTAGCAATCGCAAATCAGGCACCTCTCGGGTGTCTCGGTGCACTCGGCCAGATGAATACGTCACTTGCGGTTCCGCGCTAGGCTGGTTCTTCCTGCTTTGTGTCATGGCTGCTTCTCTACCAAAGTTGCAAGCAAGCTACACGAGTGCAGAAAAAGTCCAGAGTTCGAATCTGTTTAAGCAAAGATGCGGAGGCCAAGGTGAGAAACGCCGAAACGCCCAACTTTGAAGCTGCTTCCCCAAGTGGCGCAGCAgctgatgtctggtgggttgaTGAAACAAGGTACTTTGGGGGAGCTTTGGACACAGTTGTTTGGCTTCGTCTTTGCCCCACGTGACGACTGAAAGACGAAATTTGCGGTAGCCACTAGGTATGAATGAATTGACCGGATGGCCATTCAGTAGAGGCAGAAAAGGCGTATGCGCTTGGAATAAATTGTTTGTATGTTTGGGTGAAGATGCACGAAGCACAGCCAGCCAATGTTGTCTCGGGTATTGTCAAAGGCCTCctgatgtccatgtcagaCAAAATACAATGGCGGGGCATTGATGGTGCTGCCccgccttgccttgccttgccttgccttaCCTTGCCTTACcctggtcttggtctttgcTGCCCGTGTCTTAGATCAGGGTCATCATCCAATTGACCCCACATGCACCAACTCTATCACTCAGGCACAACGGCAATCTGAGAAACGGTCTGGTCCCAGCTTGGGTCTTTTATAACCCAGGTAGTACAGTAATTCATACAAACTAAAGTCGTCAATTTTTCCTACATCTTCTAGTGTCTTGGACACTACCTTACATGCACACCAAGTAAGTGTAAGGAATAAATTGGTTGGGCTTCAATGTCGGTCGGCCTGGGTATAGGCCAGCCACCAAAAATTCGACAGGTCACACTGGTTCAGTGACCGCGACTTCCTTGAGCTGATTTACAACACAATTCGGCAAGCTGCATTTCGACCCCAGCGGATATGtcatctacggagtacggagtagtttgGTCTCGGCTGCATTCTCATATCAGTGGCGCTTTGATCGTGCCACTACAGCACAACGTGCCACATTGTCGGCGCTGGAGTCCTTCACAGCGGCACGACTTGACTCGCAAACTAGAACGGATAATCAGGCGTTAGCTCAGATTTATACACTGAAGCAGTCATTTAGAAATCAGTCGTCATCCAAATAAATCATTGTCGGGTTGAGGCAAGGGAAGTGCGACATCGGCTTGGGAAGGCGACCGGCGTACCAGCGAGCGTCTCGCAGGCACCGCAAAAAGAATCAAGATTGTTCTGCTGATATACAAGCACAAGGAAACTCCCTCGATTTACGTGCCAATGGCCTGACAGAGTCATGTATTCCAACGTCAAGTGTGCTCGGCTGTCAACACCAGTCCAAATGAATTGTTCAAAACAAAGTCGTCCGCGAGTTGGGTATCCATCCGTGACACAATGACCCTCTTGAGTCTTTACATCTCCACCTCAGAGTGCCGCTTTTCCTCTCGACTCGAACGGTAATAATAAAACCATGATTCCCGCAGCAATAAACAAGGCTCCGCTCGTATACACAGGGGCCGCCGTCTTGAGATTCGCAAACATTGCAACAATAGGCTGTCAAGGAATTAGTGTGGCCCCCAAATTCGATTATTTGTACATTGGTATATTCGAGAACTTACTGCCATGATTCCAAAGACACGGTTGCAAGTCGCAGTCAGAGCATTACCAGTTCCACGCTGGGGTGTCGGGAAGACCTCCGGCGTGTAGCCGTAAAGTACCGCGTACATGACATTGCTGCAGAAGTTGAATGCACAGTTCCATCCCAGAAGGGCGGTACTGTTCAAAGCTGTGGTAGAGCAGTATAAGAAGACTCCGGTGAGAGCGGTGAAGATAGAGAGCGTGCCTTTTCGGCCAATTCGTGGCAACTCGACAAGTAACCCTCCCAGTAGCGCTCCGGGAACGCCAAGGAcagagatgatgagactgTTTCGATAAGTGATGTACGTGCTACCGTCGTCAAACTCTGCGCCTTTGCTAGCCTGGATGTAAGGCAGGAACGCATTGTACAGAGGATATGCAAGTCCAATCAAAGCCCAGATAGCCATCATCATACCGGTGCTAAGAGCCATTCGCGTGGTAGAGAACAGCAccttgatcttcttgagaTCAACCTTTTCGAGGTTTCGCTTTACTGCAGCAGTGGCATTCGTCTGGGCAACATATCCCTCAGGCTCGCAAGCCTTCAAGTCTTCGACAGTTAGAGAGACCGTTTTGCCGTTCCGCTTCGCAACCTCGTGGATAACGCGAACAGCTTCCTCGTCTCGGCCTTTGCCAACCAGATACTTGGGTGATTCGTAGATTTTGAAGAGCAAGAATCGGATCACAAACATGATGAGGGTCAAGCCACCCATTGCAATGACGAAATACCGCCAGCCCATGTTTTGACTGCGTAGGCATGGCTTTTGTTTCTCATCGCAGGTCATATTCCCCAAAAGGGGCCAGGCTACCAAGTTGGCAATAACCTGTGCCAAAGCCCAGTCCAACGAGAGAACAGTAAGAAGATATTGGTGAGATTGCGGCAGAAATTCCAAGAAGATGGCAGAATCAACTGGGAGGttgccaccaacaccaaacgaCCAAAAGGCAGCAAATATACCCGCAGCAGCGAAATTCGGAGCGCTGGCGGCAATCAGTCCCCAGACAGCTGTCAAGCCTAGAGTCAGATTGAAGCCCCATTTGCGGCCGAAAACGTCGCATCCAAACCCCCAAAAGACAGCACCAGCTAGGAGACCAATGTTCTGCGCGAGCGTGAAAAGTGGCGGCCGCGAGACATTGAACTCATTTGCGATGGGTGGGAGAATCAGTGACGTAACAATGGGCCAAAGGTTGTCGCTAGCCCAGCCAAATCCAACAACGATGAAAAGCTGCCATTGGTaccatcccatgccaatCTCTCGAATCTATTCTCACAAACGGTGATGCATTAGCAAGAAGCCCTGGATTGGCACGTGCCTGGTGAAGCAAAATGTGAAGTAGTGGCACGTCACAATGAGGGGAAGTCTCAGACAAGACACTTGGCGGCAAACAGGAATCAAAAGGTAAAATTGCATGACAATACTCACCGCGCGATTCAAAAGACGAGCCTTGGATTCGTAGACGGGATCCAGGGTGCCTTTGGGTACAATTGAAAGTTCATCTTCGCTCAAGTCAATGCTACTATTATACTCGTCGCGCGGCGTCGACCGCTCGTCGGCATCGGTGCCGCCGTATCCCATTATGACGGGGTATGGGAGGAAGCTATTGACGGATTTGACAGCCACCCGGTGAGAAGAGGCACTGGGGTGATTTGGAGAGAGGTGAAGAACGCAGGACGGAAGGAGGGAAGCCAATTCAATGTCAGTGGAGGGAAGGTGCAAGCGGCACTCGCCTGTTTTTAATCTACAAGACAGTTTGGTGCAGACTGCACACCAGGTGACCTGGCAATTCacgacatcaacatcacaaaTGTACTGGCGTAACGTCCATCATGGGTAGCTCCATGTAGCTCCATGCACGACGCACTTTGGTACAAACTGGGTGCTACCAATACCACAAGTTTCTCACCGATGCACGAGAAACCCTGCAGCCGCCCTCCCCGATTCCACAGACGCACAGATTACCAGCGAAAACCGTCAATTATAAGCTCTGAAAGGCGCGGAACTGATGGCGCGATGAAGCTCTGGTTCCCATGATTGGCCTCTGAGATATTCTGAAGCGGGTTTAGATTGACAAGACGAACAGCGGCGGCGCCACATGGCCACTAACTGGATGCGTTTGTGGAGGAGCAGATCCGCATTAGCTTGGCTGAAGGCGTGAACAAGAAACAATCTTGGTTGATCTCTGGTGCTTATTTTTCGAGCCCGGACCTTATGAGCCGTGTCGTCTGGCGCCCGACGTATCACAATTCTCCTTGGAGTGAATGGACCGATCCGTCAATCCACTTGGAGTCGCTCTGTTGCGTCAAGAGTCAAGGCACGCACTGGACTTGTTCCAATCACAAATTCCTATCAGCAACAATATCCCTTACCACTTAGAGCAAAAACAAGGGCATCAGCAAACCACTGAACTtgctcaacagccaccaggcAATCACCAACTTGTCAGCTTCCAAGCTAGCCTTGCTGATGGGTGCATCGTTTGTCAGCTGGCTGGGGGCCATGACATGGGTGGTGCAAGATTGTGTGCAGCACGTCATCGGACATATTCATGATTCCATTTCATAACGCGGTCATGGCATGGGTTACCGGACTGATTGCTCGTAAGCGAACGGCGTCGCCGTAGGTGACCGAACcttcgcagcagcagcaaaacaAGTGAATAGTGAATATGGGATTGGCATGCGCGGTACTGTGCAGATATTGGTTTCTTTGAGACCAGCCAAGGTGGGCAACAATGTAAGACAGTGCACAAATGACCCATGAGTTCCAGAACTCCCACAACACTTCTATGAACTGTCAGTTCGTCACTAGCACAGCACACCACAGATCTGAGCCGTCACCTAAAAATACACGGCCCATCCAAGTTGTCGCTTTGAGCCGAGGGCTGATGCTCAAAGGCTATTACAACCAGTGGACGTGATGCTCCACCTGCGTagtctggactctggacaTGACCTTGACTTCGTACCAAGCCTGCAGTCGCAGTGTCAATGAGTCTTAATTTTTtagtactgtacagtacgGTGAATGCAAGAAACAAACGGATGAGTTCTGGTCAACAGACGGCAACACAAATGCGCCTCTAATAAACAAGACGTATGCAGCGCGGAGGAAAGAAGCAATACAGCCCGTCACCTCTAGCTAACGAGCTTTATTATATTGTCACAATGCATGGTGGTCACAGGCGACGGCGGGCTGATTGATGCAATAGAATACCATCAATGGAGGAACGTACAGCTGGACAAGATATCAATGGAAGGTTGAAGTCATGCCAAGGAGGTTGCACCTCTCCTACAGAGGGCAGAATCTCAGATGGGAAAGAATGGGCGAGTCATCGGATGCCTCAGGTTTGCGACGGCGTCTTACGACTCTTAGCAATGCAGTTGCAAAAGGTATGCGACGGAAAAATACTTCAGTAGAAAGAGCTGGTGTTATATTGTGATTAGAGTTGTCTTCGCAACTGATGGCAATTCCAAGTCTGAGAGTGTTGACATGGCTTCAGATTGGGACAACTGAAACGAGACGACGGCTTCGTCAACCCCTGGATTGGATGTTGTGGGCTGTCACTCTCTCGCTCTCCCACTCTCCCACTCCATCAatccaccaaaccagacctgATCCAAATCTCAATCAAGTTACGTCGGACCCTGCACCCAAAGCGTCAAGCCCGTTAGCCACCCCGGCCAACAGCAAACACGGATTCAAACCTGACACATGCACCATGCTGCAAGACCGGACGATTTCATCAACACGAACATGGGAATCCGGCCCGGATCCTCAACTTCTGGTCCACCTCCAAATAAGAATGTACAGCAGAAAGCAACATaatatttttttttcgtcaCCTGCACAATGTCTTCATTGATACGCATTGACTCATGTGCATTGACCGCGAGCCTCGCCGCACACCTCAATTTCTTCGCACTCGTCACCTGAGTAGCTTGGGCCGGGAGTGGAAAACATCAGAGTGCCTTCAACGTGCTGCTTTGGGCAATCGGTCACAATCCAAAGGCTGGCATTTCCACACATTGGCACGGCAAATTCTTGTTTCCCTTTGGCCACATTTGCTTCACCGTGAGACGGCCCGGTTTCGTTCGTGTCTCAATGCCAGACAGACTTTGGCAAAGTGGTAAAGTGGCACTCCCGCCATGTCGCACCAACGACTCGCAGGCACATCCCTGACTTCATGAGATCGGCCAACCAGAGGGGCTGCCGAATATCGAAGTGGGGATTGGAGATGGAAACGCCACGGTTTGACTTCATTCAACTGGTCGGAAGGCTTGATCCTCCTGAGGGTCCACGTGCCGCAGCTTGTAACATCACCAGTTCTCCCGCCGGTCAATCTACCATACATCTACCACGCAGAAACGTGCCATGTTGCGGCCAACGACCAGAAACGCCGTCGCGGCTGGGTCGTTCGTCACCCATCCAGAACCAGGATAGTCTATCACCACGCTTTCGGCGCTGAAACTCAACTTGGGGAAGCTGGGCCGGATACAAGGTGCAAGGGATGCTACAGACAACTGGTCATGTTTGGCTTGGTCAGACTGGGGTGCCGAGCAAAATAATTTGGGCAAGGCCTTGGCTCCCGCTTCGCGCTTCTTAACTATCTCGGGTCCAGTTTTGGGAATTTTTCTTTCACATTTGATGTCTATTGCTCTGCTTGCCCATCAAGTTGCCCACTGACAGTCTCAACTCCACGTCCATTGACCGTGAGCAAATTTGAATACACCCACCGACGGTGTCACAACAGACTTACCCGGCTGAGCTGGGACAGAAAATATCACTCTCGTAGTGCCTGTGGCAGTGCTCATTACTCTACGAAGAAGTTGATCGCAAGTCGCCCGGCGCGTCGTTCGATCACGGGCATACAAAACCCCTCGAGATACACAGCACAACGAGAATAAAGAACATTATAAAATAACGAGCAGATCAAAGAAACCGCATACCCTTAGGCAGGATTGTCAAAAGTCGCCGGCCGTCGGACCATAGCCTGTCATGAGGAGCTTCTCtggcatggccatgtcaGCCGTTTGTCTGTTCTCCGGAACACTGGGCGTCAGCAACTTCATATCAGCCAGCTCTATTCTTCGAGCAGACGATGTCCTGGAACGGCCATTTTCAGATGTTCTCAATACTGCTTCTATTCCCGTAGTGTTAAGCCGGCGacaaatcatcaacaatgccGCAGAGACAACAAATGGGGACATCAAGCTGAACAGCGATGGCACCTTAAACAGGACGGCATGGGAGGAGACTACAAATGCAGCTTGTGTCAAGGCTCTTATGCCACTTCCGCGGAGCACAAATCCTTCAGGGAATTGCATCTGCTACAATCTGCCGGCGCTGGACACAAACACAGGTGTATTTGAAGCCGAGCTGCGACTGTACCGCATTTCTGACGCTCGGGATGCATTTAGCGGTATCCCTCCAGAAAATGTTAAAGTTGCTTTGCAATATAACGGCGCGAGTGTCAGTCCTATCTCAGCCACAGGCGCAATAGGAATCGGCAATCAAACTCAAGTTCTCTCCCCACGAGATGCTGTCAGCACCCCTCGACTGATTCAAGCATACATGTTTGTGGGTCAAATTGATAAAGCAAAGATGGCTCAGAACATGTCCCTGTACGTTTATTAGCTCCCTCCCCCAGATAATTGCGTTCTTGTCCTGCGTCCTGTTGCCCTTCCTAACTCTCTAACCATGTTACCAACAGTGCCGCCTTCGAGGCCGTCCTCATCCCAACTCTCTCATTGACCGCCGCCAGAGCCGGCGGAGGCTCGGCTTCCACCAACGTCTCCATGAACGAAGCTTCTTTCTTGACAGGAATTTTTAGCAAGTCCATGGTTATGTCGGACTTTTCTGCTGCTCAAGCCGCCGTCACTGCCCAGCAAGATCTCCTGCGCAACCGCACCATTGCCTTCATCTTACCGGGTACGCAGATTATGATTTTCCCCATTGGCACAATCATCACTTCTATATGGTTAGCCCTCGGGCTCTTTGCGTATGGATGGGGCACGTTGGAGAGAATTGACTATGCGGAAACATACAAGAGACGCGTGGCAAGCAGCGTAGGGACACGGACATTTTAAGCTAAAGATCGACGAGCTCTGAGCAGTGAAGAGTTGTATGGGTGGCGTCTAAAAAACATTCTGGCATAAGCGAGTCTTTGCCTCGATTGCATCAGCGTTGGGAATTATTGGGTCTTTTTTTTCGTCCTTTTACATGCCCTTTGCGGCCCTAATATACTTAGATAGCCTGcattttctctttcttttctttctaTTTGTAGTACATCACACCTTTTCGTTCAAATTACATTACTTTACATTACAAAATACAAATCATTCTTTGCAGTTCACAATGGTAACAAGTCATGAAgtgtgtatgtatgtatgtattAGGTCATTCTGGGTATATGTCATTCTTAGCATGAAGTCACAACTCATAATCAGAGGCATCGCCTGGACAAAGGAAATTACACTGTTTCAGACCCCTTAGCCCGCATACAATGTGCCTCTCACAACCATGCAAAATTGTAGCCTAGGCATTGCGGGCTCACACAATCATATACGTGGTGACCACAGGCAAGTAGGTTGCCGCATCAAACGGAAATGTTAGGCCGGaaaaagaaattgaaagGGAAAAGAATTCTGTCAACCAGCCCAGTTACGCCGAGAGTATCCCACCAATGGACACTGAAGCATTATGACACCTCCACGCTCCTAAACACCGCAACAACCATGCCTTGCAATATGATAACAGATGCGTCAACTCGTCGTGCCCAGGACTTTGCGCTCTCCTGCCCTCATGCGACCCTTAGCCCACATGAGAATCTCTGTGAAAATCACATAACAGCCCGTGACGGCCCAGAAAGTGATGATTATGCCAAGACCACCCATAAGCCGGGCATCGATGATGCTGCGTGTCATGGTCTCGCGCATCGCATTATTCATCATTAACCAGCCATAAATGGGTACCAGCTGCTGTGCGGTAGGTGACAGAGTGGGAGATGAAGGCAactgtttgccttgttcgCGCTCGCGCTCTTGGATAGTATCAGCCATTCTCCAGGCTACCTTGTTGTTGATCTTGTCCCACGTCGCTTGGCAGGCAGCTTCTCTGGCTGCGAGTCCCATTCGCTTCCGCAGAGTCACGTCATTTGCAagcttggcagccttggtcaCAAAGGCATCCATATCATTCGGCGGTATTAAGAAACCAGTGTCACCATGCTGAACAATGTCCGACGGACCACCTTCATCGCGGGCTATTACGGGAACGCCGCTGGCCATGGACTCTAGAACCACGAGACCAAACGTTTCTGTGATGGAGCAGTGCAAGAAGACATCGCCACATGCATATGCAGTTGCCAGATCCTCTCCGACTTTGAATCCTGCAAAGATgaccttgccttgttctCTGAGAGGGTCAAACAGCTCTTGCACTTCTTTCTCAACATCTGGGTTTCTGTTGCCGCCCACAATGTAAAGCTTGTAGTTCAGCCCCCGAGCGTCAAGCTctttggcggctttggcAAGGAAATCAAATCCTTTCTCTCCCGCAATCCGTGAGACCGTCACGAAGATAACCTCTCCATTCGGTGCAAGCTTTTTGCGCAACTCTTCGCTTCGACGCTGGGGGTTGAACATGTCGGTGTTTACGCCCCTAGTAAGAAGTTCGAGCTTTTCCGGTTGTACTTTATTATTGGCGAGGTAACGCCGCACAAATCTCGAAGGGTAAAATATGGTCTTGACCGATGAGTGTCGGAAAAGATAACTTTGCACAGCGTCGAATGCGAAGACAGCGATGTGACTCAAAGGTGAGGGGAAGAGAATCGCACAGTAGCCAGCGAGGTCAGTCTGAAAGTTGCAAATGACAGGAATTTGCTTCTCTCGCGGCTGTTGGCGCAACTGAAGCATGACCTGGAATCCTAAGCTCGCCGGCGACGCCAAGTAAACCAAGTCAGGTGGCGAGTCATCGCCAAAGGTCCGCGAGTATAGGGTTGAGTTTCGCACGGGGTAAACAATTGAAAGTTCCGGGTTGAACGGTAACGGATACCCTGTTACTCGAACTTCAGGCTGCTTGTCCGCAGGCGACAgatttggtgatggaggcggcgagaAGGTGTTGTGGTTTGTGTGATTGTGAGGCGCAACCACGGCCACTTGCGCGCCGTTATTTCGCAGGTGGTTCACTAGCATGAGAGTCGTACGACTCACGCCGTTAACGGGACCAAAAGATTCGGTGCAGAGAAGGATGCGCTTTCCTTTCAGGAACGACGGAAATTGCGACAGATCATGTTCCTTGTATGGCGATGAGCCACTGGCAAGTTTGGCTGACGACATTGTGGTATCATGTGAAGGCGACACGACGGCCGCAATTGCGATCAGATTTCAATGCAATGATGAATGTGTAAAAGCaaatctccatctccaacctcaCACTCTCGGGttcttgacttctttttctttgcttcgCCTTGTTCCATTCGAGTTGCGAACAGAGTCCAGGGTTACCCCACGTGGCTACCGTGAGCGGCTATGGTGACCTCAAATCGAAGCTATTCAACTCAACACATGACTCTATCTAGAACAGTAACCTGCCTGCGGCCGTAATACATACTACTGCTTTAGTATGGCACGGGGATTCGGCGCTGGACCCTGTTCGTCGGCATCTGCAgtcatggcagccatggtggGACAGAGGGTCCTTGTGCTACCTCCATCCAGACGAGGGGCAAAATACCTCGCATCGCATGTAACTGCACTTCTCTCAACACTTGGTATGGCTTTAaaagggaaaagaaaacactCCACGTTACTCAGCagccatgaacatgaacaacTTGCCCTCACTGCGTTACATCGAgattttggctgcttgttACGGTTTGAAATGCTGTAGAGAGGTGAATAACCCCTCAACTGTCACTTCTCTCATGTCATATTTTCGTCATGAGAAACATTCTCCATGCGCTCAGCGGCAAACGATACGGCACAGGCGAAATAGAAAATCACCCTGATGGCGTGTCGTGTAAGTCAAGAAGGCTGTTGACGGTTGGAGTGATGTTTGGAGTGGGCCAATCATAGATCGCATCGCAACCACATTGACTCCACGAACCAATCCCGAATCCGGATCGATGAGCAGcatgccaacaacttctACACATCGAATGCGCGAATGGGCAACGTGTTTATGGGCCTCGTGCTACCCTTGGTTGGCTCTGTTGCCTTTGTTGTAAAGTGGCCATCAGAGATACTTCCACTTTGAGTTTGGAAATCTGATTTACCCCACGTTGGATTTGCCAGCGGCACTGAGACTCTTGAAATCGATTCCGTGTTCCAGCCCAGCACAGGGACTGCAAATGGCAGACTGAATGCGCAGGCGCCATAATTCAGGTAAATCTCTCACAGCCGGTCGGAAAGCTTGTTCATTGTACTGGATGGC
It encodes the following:
- a CDS encoding 5'-nucleotidase (similar to Coccidioides immitis RS XP_001249102.1) gives rise to the protein MTQSRKNQPSAEPQVTYSSGRVHRDTREVPDLRLLHYNDVYHVDAASAEPIGGLARFTTLCKEYQEGKQYEGQSKILTLFSGDAFNPSLESSVTKGRHMVPVLNAIGTDCACVGNHDFDFGVKQFEYLATKCTFPWLIANVLDPALGEDVPIGNAKRTHMLTTSNGIKVGLIGLGEREWLATINSLPPNIIYKSATATAKELVPKLREQGAEIVICLSHMREPNDNKLAEQTDGLFDIILGGHDHYYNHSFIKGTHVLRSGTDFKQLSYIEVRRKKDGSKRWDFDIWRRDITSTVPEDEKTAKLVNELTSKLQKSLSRPIGWTAMPLDARFSTVRVKESNLGNFVCDVMRRYHNADCTIMASGTIRGDQVYPPGVVRIKDITTCFPFEDPVVCLKVKGQAIWDALENGVSTYPALEGRFPQVSNIVFEFDPSREPGKRLNFLQIGGRPYDPEAEYVLVTRGYMGRGKGEYYPQIEPRCSRILTEVDGYTSLLVTSEGGNALEIIDEENGILISAILRQYFMALRTIGQWKRISDHWVGVAEQANVPISPSHTRDSEKMLGLHRPPKTDDEAAGATWKGFLRRRVGLHKEPLNDDDDDHFCPSANKDSSDDGDEDMDMDLEVLLLRKFWSRWARKAGVKSTVCEPLKDGDCAVDWTRVIAPVLEGRIRMVGGDS
- a CDS encoding sugar transporter (similar to Coccidioides immitis RS XP_001243621.1) is translated as MGYGGTDADERSTPRDEYNSSIDLSEDELSIVPKGTLDPVYESKARLLNRAIREIGMGWYQWQLFIVVGFGWASDNLWPIVTSLILPPIANEFNVSRPPLFTLAQNIGLLAGAVFWGFGCDVFGRKWGFNLTLGLTAVWGLIAASAPNFAAAGIFAAFWSFGVGGNLPVDSAIFLEFLPQSHQYLLTVLSLDWALAQVIANLVAWPLLGNMTCDEKQKPCLRSQNMGWRYFVIAMGGLTLIMFVIRFLLFKIYESPKYLVGKGRDEEAVRVIHEVAKRNGKTVSLTVEDLKACEPEGYVAQTNATAAVKRNLEKVDLKKIKVLFSTTRMALSTGMMMAIWALIGLAYPLYNAFLPYIQASKGAEFDDGSTYITYRNSLIISVLGVPGALLGGLLVELPRIGRKGTLSIFTALTGVFLYCSTTALNSTALLGWNCAFNFCSNVMYAVLYGYTPEVFPTPQRGTGNALTATCNRVFGIMAPIVAMFANLKTAAPVYTSGALFIAAGIMVLLLPFESRGKAAL
- a CDS encoding glycosyl transferase (similar to Verticillium alfalfae VaMs.102 XP_003001488.1), with the translated sequence MSSAKLASGSSPYKEHDLSQFPSFLKGKRILLCTESFGPVNGVSRTTLMLVNHLRNNGAQVAVVAPHNHTNHNTFSPPPSPNLSPADKQPEVRVTGYPLPFNPELSIVYPVRNSTLYSRTFGDDSPPDLVYLASPASLGFQVMLQLRQQPREKQIPVICNFQTDLAGYCAILFPSPLSHIAVFAFDAVQSYLFRHSSVKTIFYPSRFVRRYLANNKVQPEKLELLTRGVNTDMFNPQRRSEELRKKLAPNGEVIFVTVSRIAGEKGFDFLAKAAKELDARGLNYKLYIVGGNRNPDVEKEVQELFDPLREQGKVIFAGFKVGEDLATAYACGDVFLHCSITETFGLVVLESMASGVPVIARDEGGPSDIVQHGDTGFLIPPNDMDAFVTKAAKLANDVTLRKRMGLAAREAACQATWDKINNKVAWRMADTIQEREREQGKQLPSSPTLSPTAQQLVPIYGWLMMNNAMRETMTRSIIDARLMGGLGIIITFWAVTGCYVIFTEILMWAKGRMRAGERKVLGTTS